In a genomic window of Quercus lobata isolate SW786 chromosome 4, ValleyOak3.0 Primary Assembly, whole genome shotgun sequence:
- the LOC115987203 gene encoding putative F-box protein At5g55150, whose product MSNWADLPHFIVCEIICRLSFFDDIFIAGAVCKSWKSVVNSFEKPPPLPPKGPWIMLSEEREQGNKESKTRSLFNLLDTKTYDFKLPELVGRKCLGTSFGWLLTISADLQINLFHPLSKHLICLPPQPTFCRQYTPEVEPEHLRNMFVPKCVLSRSPWNSITNECDHDCIIMAIYGEIRTLAFTRPGYKAWIDIESPSRAYDDITFYKGNFYAVDGHGEVFACRIDDSQKVVAKAVAPRPEGTRDLIKKYIVESAGDLLLVLRVRGGHYYSIEDYPNYEEDEFNNVDLEDDIEDEDAPENESEEVEEEEEENINDNSYVTIGFTVLKLKRFTQAGSKYKYKYEKVDNLGDRALFVGDNSSVSLPASSLNGCKANCIYFTDDNIELYEETLNGGGYDMGVFNMKDGTLDKHYPESFSYYSTPLWFI is encoded by the coding sequence ATGTCTAACTGGGCTGATCTTCCACATTTTATCGTCTGTGAAATAATTTGTCGACTATCTTTCTTTGATGATATCTTCATTGCTGGTGCTGTCTGCAAGTCATGGAAATCAGTCGTTAATTCATTTGAAAAACCACCTCCATTACCTCCTAAAGGTCCTTGGATTATGCTCTCTGAAGAAAGAGAACAAGGCAATAAAGAAAGTAAGACACGTAGTCTGTTCAACTTATTAGATACGAAGACTTACGATTTCAAGTTGCCCGAGCTTGTTGGAAGAAAATGCTTAGGAACATCTTTTGGATGGTTGCTCACTATCAGCGCTGATTTACAGATTAATCTCTTCCATCCATTGTCTAAACATCTAATATGTCTTCCACCTCAACCTACCTTTTGCCGTCAATACACACCTGAAGTTGAGCCTGAACATCTTCGTAATATGTTTGTTCCTAAATGTGTTTTATCAAGGAGTCCGTGGAACTCAATAACTAATGAATGTGATCATGATTGCATAATCATGGCAATATATGGTGAAATTAGAACATTGGCCTTCACTAGACCAGGATATAAAGCTTGGATTGATATAGAAAGTCCTTCTCGAGCTTATGATGACATTACATTCTACAAGGGAAACTTTTATGCTGTAGACGGTCATGGTGAAGTTTTTGCTTGTCGAATTGATGATAGCCAAAAGGTAGTAGCTAAAGCAGTTGCGCCACGTCCAGAGGGAACCAGGGATCTTATCAAAAAGTATATTGTTGAATCAGCTGGGGATCTTTTGTTGGTTTTACGCGTACGAGGAGGTCATTATTATTCTATAGAAGACTACCCTAACTATGAAGAAGATGAATTCAATAATGTAGACTTAGAAGATGATATTGAGGATGAGGACGCTCCTGAAAATGAATccgaagaagtagaagaagaagaagaagaaaatatcaATGATAATTCCTATGTGACCATTGGGTTCACAgttctaaaattaaaaaggttTACACAAGCAGGAAGcaaatataaatacaaatatgAGAAGGTTGACAACTTGGGTGATAGAGCATTGTTTGTGGGTGACAACTCATCGGTGTCTTTGCCTGCATCAAGCCTCAATGGATGCAAAGCTAATTGTATCTATTTTACAGATGACAATATCGAACTTTATGAGGAGACCTTAAATGGCGGAGGGTACGACATGGGTGTATTTAACATGAAAGATGGAACACTTGATAAGCATTACCCAGAATCCTTCTCCTACTATTCTACCCCACTTTGGTTTATTTAA